From Ictidomys tridecemlineatus isolate mIctTri1 chromosome 2, mIctTri1.hap1, whole genome shotgun sequence, the proteins below share one genomic window:
- the LOC120891532 gene encoding CD209 antigen-like protein E isoform X2: MSDFKEARVQQLGPLGCLGHGHISLVLQLLCLTVLAGILVAALVQVSKIPSSQEQEQELVKQEKMYQELTQLKAGVDRLCRPCPWDWTFFQGHCYFFSKSQRNWHDSVIGCQEVGAQLVVINSAEEQSFLQQTSDIQGSAWLGLSDLNKEGAWSWVDGSPLSLNLTRYWMPGQPNNRGGQDCAEVRSRGWKDSKCDYKKFWVCKRFAASCSTE, from the exons ATGAGTGACTTCAAGGAAGCCAGGGTGCAGCAGCTGGGTCCTCTGg gGTGCCTGGGCCATGGCCACATCTCCCTGGTGCTGCAGCTGCTCTGCCTCACGGTCTTAGCTGGGATCCTGGTGGCTGCCCTTGTCCAAG TTTCCAAGATCCCCAGCTCCCAGGAACAGGAGCAGGAGCTAGTGAAGCAGGAGAAGATGTACCAGGAGCTGACCCAGCTGAAGGCAGGAGTCG ACCGCCTGTGCCGCCCCTGCCCCTGGGACTGGACGTTCTTCCAAGGACACTGTTACTTCTTCTCCAAGTCCCAGCGGAACTGGCACGACTCCGTCATCGGCTGCCAGGAAGTGGGGGCCCAACTAGTCGTCATCAACAGCGCTGAGGAGCAG AGCTTCCTGCAGCAGACTTCTGACATCCAAGGCTCTGCCTGGCTGGGGCTCTCAGACCTGAATAAGGAAGGCGCATGGTCCTGGGTGGATGGCTCTCCTCTGTCACTCAA CCTCACGAGATACTGGATGCCAGGGCAGCCCAACAACCGTGGCGGACAGGACTGCGCGGAAGTGCGAAGCAGGGGCTGGAAGGACTCCAAATGTGATTACAAGAAATTCTGGGTGTGCAAAAGATTTGCAGCCTCCTGCTCCACTGAGTGA
- the LOC120891532 gene encoding CD209 antigen-like protein E isoform X1: protein MSDFKEARVQQLGPLEKGPMMASGTRSSAEGSGFQLTSAFNSLAGCLGHGHISLVLQLLCLTVLAGILVAALVQVSKIPSSQEQEQELVKQEKMYQELTQLKAGVDRLCRPCPWDWTFFQGHCYFFSKSQRNWHDSVIGCQEVGAQLVVINSAEEQSFLQQTSDIQGSAWLGLSDLNKEGAWSWVDGSPLSLNLTRYWMPGQPNNRGGQDCAEVRSRGWKDSKCDYKKFWVCKRFAASCSTE, encoded by the exons ATGAGTGACTTCAAGGAAGCCAGGGTGCAGCAGCTGGGTCCTCTGg AGAAGGGGCCGATGATGGCCAGCGGCACGCGGTCTTCGGCAGAAGGCTCAGGATTCCAACTGACTTCTGCATTCAATAGCTTGGCAG gGTGCCTGGGCCATGGCCACATCTCCCTGGTGCTGCAGCTGCTCTGCCTCACGGTCTTAGCTGGGATCCTGGTGGCTGCCCTTGTCCAAG TTTCCAAGATCCCCAGCTCCCAGGAACAGGAGCAGGAGCTAGTGAAGCAGGAGAAGATGTACCAGGAGCTGACCCAGCTGAAGGCAGGAGTCG ACCGCCTGTGCCGCCCCTGCCCCTGGGACTGGACGTTCTTCCAAGGACACTGTTACTTCTTCTCCAAGTCCCAGCGGAACTGGCACGACTCCGTCATCGGCTGCCAGGAAGTGGGGGCCCAACTAGTCGTCATCAACAGCGCTGAGGAGCAG AGCTTCCTGCAGCAGACTTCTGACATCCAAGGCTCTGCCTGGCTGGGGCTCTCAGACCTGAATAAGGAAGGCGCATGGTCCTGGGTGGATGGCTCTCCTCTGTCACTCAA CCTCACGAGATACTGGATGCCAGGGCAGCCCAACAACCGTGGCGGACAGGACTGCGCGGAAGTGCGAAGCAGGGGCTGGAAGGACTCCAAATGTGATTACAAGAAATTCTGGGTGTGCAAAAGATTTGCAGCCTCCTGCTCCACTGAGTGA